A DNA window from Mucilaginibacter xinganensis contains the following coding sequences:
- a CDS encoding VCBS repeat-containing protein, producing MNIYNRIFIQLAFAGIITLMGCRHKAENKEADNSNGTPLFTLLTPEQTHVDFSNTLTEGLNTNVLMYEYFYNGGGVAVGDVNGDGLQDLYFTGNMTDNKLFLNKGHMQFADVTATAGVAGRPGPWKTGVTMVDVNGDGKLDIYVCYSGNVRAEHRENQLFINQGNDKDGNPTFTEEAGKYGLADAGYSTQAVFFDYDRDGDLDMFLLNHSPVQLPVLDEVNTVAALKKSNSPNGVRLYRNDNGVFKNVTEQAGISSSDLTYGLGAAIADINGDGLPDIYISNDYSIPDFMYINNGNGTFTNKLQSSLGHTSEFSMGDNISDINNDGLPDIFTLDMLPEGNHRQKLLFAPDNYEKFDLTLRTGFYYQYMRNMLHINNGNGTFSEVGQLSGISNTDWSWSPLFADYDNDGWKDLFVTNGYTRDFTNMDFMKYMGDYLKDRKLMRKDIYNLVQQMPSSQVSSYFFKNNGDLTFSNTSTQWGVTQSSNSNGAAYADLDNDGDLDLIVNNINQPAFIYQNEADKQLNNHYLQLKLEGTAKNTQGIGAKVTIYIKNKLQYLEQMPSRGFQSSVSPILHFGLGKDKQVDSLRIIWQDGRQQVITRVNADQQLTLSEKNATGSWKAPAPVKTLFAEVTSPVNNKKEKNKTNDFKRQPLMVNPLSFSGPCIIKGDVNGDGLEDVYVGGEDGKTGSLYLQQKGNVFVLKPQPAFEADKKSDDADGVFFDANGDGKPDLYVCSGGYSDFLPGDPLLQDRLYLNDGKGNFTRAKSNLPKMLSSKSCVKVADINGDGFPDLFVGGRVIPGRYPEMPQSYILVNDGKGHFTDETVKYNAQLQHIGMVSDAAWVDMNGDKKPDLVLVGEWMPVTVLINTNGKLVNSTTTYFDKPQSGWWNKILVDDFNHDGHPDLIIGNTGLNTQCKVSDQEPAEMYYKDFDDNGSVDPIFCFYIQNKSYPYVTRDELFDQMSMMRSRFADYKSYSDASLNDIFTTLEMQGAGHLSANNLLTTCFLSDAKGKLHASALPLQVQSSPVYTITKLDYDHDGNPDLLLCGNINRARLRMGKSDANYGILLKGDGKGHFQYIPQNQSGFKIWGDVRSVVEINKTLLFGINQVGVKAYKEN from the coding sequence GTGAACATTTACAATAGAATATTTATTCAACTGGCTTTTGCCGGCATTATTACATTAATGGGCTGCCGCCACAAAGCGGAAAACAAAGAGGCTGACAACAGCAACGGAACCCCGTTATTTACCCTGTTAACACCCGAACAAACCCACGTTGACTTTAGTAATACCTTAACCGAAGGCTTAAATACCAACGTGTTGATGTATGAATACTTTTACAACGGCGGCGGGGTAGCAGTTGGCGATGTAAACGGCGATGGTTTACAGGACCTGTACTTTACCGGTAACATGACGGATAATAAACTGTTCCTTAACAAGGGACACATGCAGTTTGCCGATGTAACCGCCACAGCGGGCGTAGCAGGAAGGCCCGGCCCCTGGAAAACGGGCGTTACCATGGTGGATGTGAACGGCGACGGTAAATTAGATATATATGTTTGTTACTCAGGCAACGTAAGGGCCGAACACCGCGAAAATCAACTGTTTATTAACCAGGGAAATGATAAGGATGGAAATCCCACCTTTACCGAAGAAGCCGGTAAATATGGTTTGGCCGATGCGGGATACAGTACACAGGCAGTATTTTTTGACTATGACCGGGATGGCGACCTGGATATGTTTTTATTAAATCACAGCCCAGTCCAACTACCTGTTTTGGACGAGGTGAACACCGTTGCAGCCTTAAAAAAATCAAATTCGCCAAATGGCGTACGGCTATACCGGAATGATAACGGCGTATTTAAGAATGTAACCGAGCAGGCCGGTATCAGCAGTTCGGACCTTACCTACGGGCTGGGTGCAGCAATAGCCGATATTAACGGCGATGGCCTGCCCGATATTTATATCTCCAATGATTACAGCATTCCCGATTTTATGTATATCAACAACGGGAATGGCACGTTTACCAATAAGCTGCAATCGTCATTAGGGCATACTTCCGAGTTCTCTATGGGCGATAATATCTCGGACATCAACAATGATGGTTTACCCGACATTTTTACCCTTGACATGCTTCCGGAAGGGAACCACAGGCAAAAACTATTGTTTGCGCCTGATAATTATGAAAAATTCGACTTAACCCTGCGTACCGGGTTTTACTACCAATATATGCGCAATATGCTGCATATTAACAACGGCAATGGCACCTTTAGCGAGGTTGGCCAGTTATCGGGTATTTCAAATACTGACTGGAGCTGGTCGCCTTTATTTGCTGATTATGACAACGACGGATGGAAAGACCTTTTTGTAACCAACGGCTATACCCGCGATTTTACAAATATGGACTTTATGAAATATATGGGCGATTATCTGAAAGACAGGAAGCTGATGCGCAAGGATATTTATAACCTGGTGCAGCAAATGCCATCATCACAGGTAAGCAGCTACTTTTTTAAAAATAACGGTGATCTTACTTTTAGTAATACCAGCACACAATGGGGCGTCACCCAATCATCAAACAGTAACGGTGCGGCTTATGCCGATCTGGACAATGACGGTGACCTTGATTTGATAGTAAACAACATTAACCAGCCTGCATTCATCTACCAAAATGAAGCGGATAAGCAATTAAATAACCATTACCTGCAACTTAAGCTGGAAGGCACTGCAAAAAATACGCAGGGCATAGGGGCAAAGGTTACCATCTACATAAAAAACAAACTGCAATACCTGGAGCAAATGCCAAGCCGGGGTTTTCAGTCGAGCGTATCGCCCATATTACATTTTGGTTTGGGCAAAGATAAGCAGGTAGATTCCTTACGCATTATATGGCAGGACGGCAGGCAGCAGGTAATAACGCGCGTAAACGCCGATCAGCAGCTTACCCTTAGCGAAAAAAATGCAACCGGCAGCTGGAAAGCGCCTGCACCGGTTAAAACGCTTTTTGCAGAAGTAACGTCACCGGTTAACAATAAAAAGGAAAAAAATAAAACCAACGATTTTAAACGGCAGCCGCTGATGGTGAACCCGCTGTCATTCTCGGGCCCCTGTATAATTAAGGGCGACGTTAATGGTGATGGTTTGGAAGATGTATATGTAGGGGGCGAAGACGGCAAAACAGGCAGCTTATACCTGCAGCAAAAGGGCAATGTATTTGTTCTGAAACCGCAACCTGCGTTTGAAGCTGATAAAAAGAGCGATGATGCGGACGGTGTTTTTTTTGACGCTAATGGCGACGGTAAACCTGACCTGTACGTATGCTCAGGTGGTTACAGCGACTTTTTACCGGGTGATCCGCTGTTACAGGACCGTCTTTATTTAAATGATGGCAAGGGTAATTTTACCCGCGCTAAAAGTAACCTGCCCAAAATGCTGAGCAGTAAAAGCTGTGTAAAGGTGGCCGACATCAATGGCGATGGGTTCCCCGACCTGTTTGTTGGCGGCAGGGTTATCCCCGGCAGATATCCGGAAATGCCGCAAAGCTACATTCTGGTAAATGATGGCAAGGGGCATTTTACCGATGAAACTGTTAAATACAATGCGCAGCTGCAGCATATAGGGATGGTGAGCGATGCCGCCTGGGTTGATATGAACGGCGATAAAAAGCCCGACCTTGTTCTGGTTGGCGAATGGATGCCGGTTACTGTTTTAATTAATACCAATGGTAAACTGGTAAACAGTACCACTACCTACTTTGATAAGCCCCAGAGCGGCTGGTGGAACAAGATCCTGGTTGATGACTTTAATCACGACGGGCACCCCGATCTGATCATCGGGAACACCGGCCTGAATACACAATGCAAGGTTTCTGATCAGGAACCCGCTGAGATGTATTATAAGGATTTTGACGACAACGGATCGGTTGACCCAATCTTCTGTTTTTATATCCAAAACAAAAGCTATCCGTACGTAACCCGCGACGAATTGTTTGACCAAATGAGCATGATGCGGTCCAGGTTTGCTGACTATAAAAGCTATTCAGATGCTTCGCTTAACGATATATTCACTACGCTTGAAATGCAGGGAGCAGGGCATTTATCGGCTAATAACCTTTTAACAACTTGCTTTTTAAGCGATGCAAAGGGAAAACTGCACGCATCTGCTTTGCCGTTGCAGGTGCAGTCATCGCCGGTATATACCATAACCAAATTAGATTATGATCATGATGGCAACCCCGACCTGCTGTTGTGTGGCAATATCAACCGTGCACGGTTGCGCATGGGCAAATCTGACGCTAATTATGGCATTTTGCTAAAAGGCGATGGTAAAGGCCATTTTCAGTACATTCCGCAAAACCAGTCGGGTTTTAAAATTTGGGGAGATGTAAGAAGCGTGGTTGAGATAAACAAAACCCTGTTATTCGGGATCAATCAGGTTGGGGTAAAAGCTTATAAAGAAAACTAA
- a CDS encoding vanadium-dependent haloperoxidase — MRFKVFLIILLFAGTILHSSCSKKKQPELTSLDITKVINKVTLGMVHDVTNPPLAARFFVYTCLAGYEVVSENDKSVKGMHGVLNEYPDIKKPAFANGYDYRLSALVAMMETAGKMQPTGSSMIKYEQELLDSCRRIGFSDEVIDSSKHYGQAISKQILAYAKKDKYNRISNYKRFSPAGADSTWDPTPPAYMAPVEPYFNTVRPLTIKSSTQFLPGPPIPFSTDKNSAFYKFLIMNYKASGNALTMEQKTIANFWDCNPFALQDNGHMLIGLKKISPGAHWMGITGIACAQAKANFSKAMEVHTVVAAGLLDAFISCWEDKYRTNRIRPETAIRRYIDINWKPLLQTPPFPEYISGHSIVSATSAVILTHYFGDNFQYTDNVEVGYGVPARHFSSFMQAAKEAAISRFWGGIHFMDAIDNGVTQGVKIGNWVVDKVSAPKKSS, encoded by the coding sequence ATGAGATTTAAGGTATTTTTAATAATTCTGTTGTTTGCTGGCACCATTTTGCATAGCAGTTGCAGCAAAAAAAAGCAACCTGAACTAACAAGTCTGGACATTACCAAAGTAATAAATAAGGTAACGCTTGGAATGGTGCACGATGTAACCAACCCGCCGCTGGCCGCCCGCTTTTTTGTCTATACCTGCCTTGCCGGATACGAGGTAGTGTCAGAGAATGACAAAAGCGTGAAAGGAATGCACGGCGTGTTAAATGAATATCCTGATATTAAGAAACCAGCCTTTGCAAATGGGTACGATTACCGGCTAAGTGCGCTGGTAGCCATGATGGAAACTGCCGGTAAAATGCAGCCCACCGGCAGTTCAATGATAAAATATGAGCAGGAACTGCTGGATTCGTGCCGCAGAATTGGTTTTTCTGACGAAGTGATCGACAGCTCCAAACATTACGGTCAGGCCATTAGCAAACAAATACTGGCCTATGCTAAAAAGGATAAATATAACCGCATCAGCAATTACAAACGTTTTTCGCCGGCCGGTGCAGACAGCACCTGGGACCCCACGCCGCCAGCATATATGGCACCGGTTGAGCCTTATTTTAATACTGTAAGGCCATTAACAATTAAGTCGTCCACGCAGTTTCTGCCTGGTCCGCCTATCCCTTTTTCAACAGATAAAAATTCTGCCTTTTATAAATTTTTGATCATGAATTATAAGGCAAGCGGCAATGCGTTAACCATGGAGCAAAAAACAATTGCCAATTTTTGGGATTGTAATCCTTTTGCTTTGCAGGATAACGGGCACATGCTCATCGGCTTAAAAAAGATTTCTCCCGGGGCACACTGGATGGGGATTACAGGGATAGCCTGCGCACAGGCAAAAGCAAATTTCTCAAAAGCTATGGAGGTGCACACGGTAGTGGCCGCAGGTTTGCTCGACGCGTTTATCTCCTGCTGGGAGGACAAATACCGCACCAACCGGATCCGCCCGGAAACAGCTATCCGCAGGTATATTGATATCAACTGGAAACCCTTACTGCAAACACCGCCATTTCCTGAATATATCAGTGGGCACTCCATAGTTTCTGCAACATCAGCCGTTATCCTTACGCATTACTTTGGTGATAATTTTCAATACACTGATAATGTGGAAGTGGGGTATGGCGTACCGGCACGGCATTTTAGCTCTTTTATGCAGGCCGCTAAAGAGGCTGCAATTTCCAGGTTCTGGGGCGGCATCCATTTTATGGATGCTATTGACAACGGCGTTACCCAGGGCGTAAAAATTGGTAACTGGGTAGTTGATAAAGTTAGCGCACCCAAAAAATCATCATAA
- a CDS encoding glycoside hydrolase family 2 TIM barrel-domain containing protein: protein MFKKQIAGIVLVLIFAFSSSAVFAQMKSASWLTKTDTAFIPKEIEDPECIGINKQLAHATLMPYANLNEALKANRRASTYARSLNGLWKFNWVGWPQQRPVNFYKTNYNVDKWATIKVPSNWQIEGYGTPYYSNYNYIFQKDFPRVMTTPPVSFTAYKERNPVGSYRRNFEVPASWNGRRIFVTFDGVDAGFFLWVNGKKVGYSVNSRNAAEFDITSFVKPGNNIIAAEVYRFTTGTYLEDQDMWRLSGIFRNVTLWSSPQQHVRDFFVKTNFDAGYANATLQVVGKIKNFGTVATKPRRLMVDLYDGNKLVDNAKGTAEIPALKPGAEVALTVNIPVARPRKWTAETPALYTTVISIKDKDQTIEAVSTRTGFRKVEIKGRIFMVNGVPVKLKGVNRHENWPDVGHAITEDQMIKDIVLIKQANCNHVRTCHYSDDPRWYELCDEYGIYLLAEANLECHGAWDEFNEDPRIKAAIIDRNVANVENFKNHSSVIIWSLGNECGSGGTNFRAALDIIKKIDPDRPTHYQGFGVGEKNPADMDSEMYTSLGWVEKYATDEKLTKPFYLCEYAHAMFNSMGSVADYNDLFDKYPNLLGGCIWEWQDQGIYNKFDPKHPIIAFGGGFGETPNDHYFIHKGVVFSDRTPKPHFPELKHAYQWISIKPADLATGTVNIHNRYQFISLDGFAASWSLTENGAEISKGTFTVGHIEAGKSADVKIPYQFTPKPGAEYFLKISFATVKDELWAKKEYEIASQQLALPVINTAVPANSMVAEAPLKASYNDSNIYVAGKNFSLVFSKTKGTFTEIKSHNSNVLTNHGGPMLHLWRAPHRNDDMWANELWDKYGLKNLKWTVLKASFKQKDDNTVVVRAELEGKGRSGFVVTHKVDYEISGDGTIKAGNEILFNNTTVPLARVGVRFMLDKDYSQFSYFGRGPMENYADRKLGFDIGQYQSTVKQQLTPYEKPMEAGNHEDVRWAKLSSGNGSSFAVAKDTSLLQVSALPYSDEEMEHVEYRIDLPKSTATILCVDARTLGVGSNSCGPRPLATCTPFSESQKFSYIIHIK, encoded by the coding sequence ATGTTTAAAAAACAAATTGCAGGAATAGTTTTGGTTTTAATTTTTGCATTTAGCAGCAGCGCTGTTTTCGCTCAAATGAAATCAGCAAGCTGGCTCACCAAAACTGATACGGCATTTATCCCAAAAGAGATTGAGGACCCCGAATGCATTGGCATAAATAAACAGCTTGCCCATGCTACTTTAATGCCTTATGCTAATTTAAATGAGGCTTTAAAAGCAAACCGCCGTGCGTCAACCTATGCACGGTCGCTTAACGGCCTCTGGAAGTTTAACTGGGTTGGCTGGCCGCAGCAACGCCCGGTAAACTTTTATAAAACTAACTACAATGTTGATAAATGGGCAACTATAAAAGTGCCTTCAAACTGGCAGATAGAAGGTTATGGAACACCTTATTATAGCAACTATAATTATATTTTTCAAAAGGATTTTCCACGGGTGATGACTACCCCGCCGGTTAGTTTTACCGCATATAAAGAACGTAACCCGGTAGGCAGCTACCGGCGTAATTTTGAAGTGCCCGCCAGTTGGAACGGTCGCCGCATTTTTGTAACGTTTGATGGGGTTGATGCCGGTTTCTTCCTTTGGGTTAATGGTAAAAAGGTAGGCTACAGCGTAAATAGCCGCAATGCTGCCGAATTTGATATAACCAGCTTTGTTAAACCGGGTAATAACATTATTGCTGCCGAAGTTTACCGCTTTACCACAGGCACCTACCTGGAGGACCAGGATATGTGGCGGTTGAGCGGCATTTTCAGGAATGTTACTTTATGGAGTTCGCCGCAACAGCACGTCCGCGACTTTTTTGTAAAAACGAATTTCGATGCCGGTTACGCCAATGCCACCTTACAGGTAGTAGGTAAAATAAAGAACTTTGGAACCGTAGCAACAAAGCCCCGCCGCTTAATGGTTGACCTGTACGACGGAAACAAGCTTGTTGACAATGCAAAAGGCACAGCAGAGATCCCGGCGTTAAAGCCTGGCGCAGAGGTAGCACTCACCGTAAATATTCCGGTAGCGCGTCCCCGCAAGTGGACCGCAGAAACCCCTGCGCTTTATACCACTGTTATTTCTATAAAGGATAAGGACCAAACTATTGAAGCCGTTTCAACGCGTACGGGCTTCCGTAAGGTAGAGATAAAAGGACGCATTTTTATGGTGAACGGGGTGCCTGTTAAGCTGAAAGGCGTAAACCGGCACGAGAATTGGCCGGACGTGGGCCACGCCATTACAGAGGACCAGATGATAAAGGATATCGTGCTGATAAAACAGGCAAACTGCAACCATGTACGTACCTGCCATTATTCAGACGATCCGCGATGGTATGAGTTGTGCGACGAGTATGGTATTTACCTGCTTGCTGAAGCCAACCTGGAGTGCCACGGTGCCTGGGATGAGTTTAACGAGGACCCAAGAATAAAAGCGGCAATTATTGACCGGAACGTAGCTAATGTTGAGAATTTTAAAAACCATTCATCAGTAATTATCTGGTCGCTGGGCAATGAGTGCGGCAGCGGCGGCACAAATTTCAGGGCTGCGCTGGATATTATCAAGAAAATAGACCCCGATCGCCCTACACATTACCAGGGCTTTGGCGTTGGAGAAAAAAATCCTGCCGATATGGATAGCGAAATGTACACCTCGCTGGGATGGGTTGAAAAATATGCTACTGATGAGAAGCTTACAAAGCCATTTTACCTGTGCGAATATGCGCATGCCATGTTTAACTCCATGGGCAGCGTGGCCGACTATAATGACCTGTTCGACAAGTACCCTAACTTATTGGGTGGCTGTATCTGGGAGTGGCAGGATCAGGGCATTTACAATAAATTTGATCCCAAACATCCTATTATTGCTTTTGGCGGCGGTTTTGGCGAAACACCAAACGATCATTACTTTATTCATAAAGGCGTGGTTTTTTCTGATCGTACGCCTAAACCGCACTTCCCCGAGCTAAAGCATGCTTACCAGTGGATCAGTATTAAACCGGCTGATCTTGCAACGGGTACGGTAAATATCCATAACCGTTACCAGTTCATCAGCCTTGACGGTTTTGCTGCAAGCTGGAGCTTAACCGAAAATGGCGCTGAGATCAGCAAGGGGACTTTTACGGTTGGGCATATTGAAGCGGGCAAATCAGCAGATGTAAAAATACCTTACCAGTTTACACCCAAACCGGGAGCCGAATACTTTTTAAAGATTTCATTCGCTACTGTTAAAGACGAGCTGTGGGCAAAAAAAGAGTATGAAATTGCATCGCAGCAACTTGCGTTGCCGGTTATAAACACGGCTGTTCCCGCAAATTCCATGGTTGCTGAAGCACCTTTAAAAGCATCTTATAACGACAGTAATATTTATGTTGCCGGAAAAAATTTCAGCCTCGTTTTCAGCAAAACGAAAGGCACCTTCACCGAAATTAAGAGTCATAATAGTAATGTGCTAACCAATCATGGCGGGCCTATGCTGCACTTATGGCGCGCGCCGCACCGTAACGATGATATGTGGGCCAATGAACTGTGGGATAAATACGGTTTGAAGAATTTGAAATGGACCGTGTTAAAGGCCTCATTTAAGCAAAAAGACGATAACACCGTAGTGGTACGCGCCGAGCTGGAAGGTAAAGGCCGCAGTGGATTTGTGGTAACCCATAAAGTGGATTATGAAATAAGCGGTGACGGAACTATTAAAGCAGGGAACGAAATTTTATTTAATAATACAACTGTGCCGCTGGCAAGGGTAGGGGTGCGTTTTATGCTGGATAAGGATTACAGCCAGTTTAGCTATTTCGGCCGGGGGCCAATGGAAAATTATGCTGATCGTAAGCTTGGTTTCGATATTGGCCAATACCAAAGTACTGTTAAGCAGCAGCTCACCCCTTATGAAAAACCGATGGAGGCCGGTAATCACGAGGATGTGCGCTGGGCTAAATTAAGCTCGGGGAATGGGTCGTCATTTGCGGTAGCAAAAGACACTTCACTATTACAGGTTTCGGCATTACCGTACAGCGATGAGGAAATGGAGCATGTGGAGTACCGGATTGACCTGCCCAAAAGCACAGCAACCATATTATGTGTGGATGCCCGTACGCTTGGCGTAGGTTCAAACTCATGCGGGCCAAGGCCGCTGGCTACCTGCACTCCTTTTTCAGAGTCGCAAAAGTTCAGCTACATTATCCATATAAAATAG
- a CDS encoding alpha/beta hydrolase has product MKKYIMIIASIISITAKAQVPAEISLWPQSRIIDTANGHKLVEHDLSKPGQDLVGGRSVIRLADVTNPTIKIFTPKKPNGTAVVVCPGGGYSILALDLEGTELCEWFNSIGVTAILLKYRVPALPGKLRYEAPLQDAQRALGLVRFNAEKWGINPDHIGIMGFSAGGHLSALVSNTYDKRTYLHVDAADEVSCRPDFTILTYPAYLADEKEEGKLAPEIKVTEKTPPTFIMQTEDDPVKVENALFYYLALKKAKVAAEMHLYPTGGHGYGIRSKTGGTSVYTQLIEKWLTDNKF; this is encoded by the coding sequence ATGAAGAAGTATATAATGATTATTGCATCCATCATCAGTATTACAGCAAAAGCACAAGTGCCGGCAGAAATAAGCCTGTGGCCGCAAAGCAGGATCATAGATACTGCTAACGGGCATAAATTGGTTGAGCACGACCTTAGTAAACCCGGCCAGGATTTGGTGGGCGGCAGGAGCGTGATCAGGCTGGCCGATGTTACCAATCCTACTATAAAGATATTTACCCCAAAAAAACCGAACGGTACCGCAGTGGTAGTTTGCCCGGGTGGGGGATATAGTATCTTAGCCCTTGATCTTGAGGGAACCGAGCTGTGTGAATGGTTTAATTCAATTGGCGTTACCGCCATTTTATTAAAATACCGGGTTCCGGCGTTGCCTGGCAAGTTAAGATACGAAGCCCCGCTGCAGGACGCACAAAGGGCCTTGGGACTGGTGCGTTTTAATGCTGAAAAATGGGGTATTAATCCAGATCATATCGGTATTATGGGCTTTTCGGCAGGCGGACACCTGTCGGCTTTGGTGAGTAATACTTATGATAAAAGAACCTACTTGCATGTTGATGCGGCGGATGAGGTTAGCTGCCGCCCCGATTTTACCATACTAACCTACCCCGCTTATTTAGCTGATGAAAAGGAAGAAGGAAAGCTGGCACCCGAAATAAAGGTTACCGAAAAAACGCCGCCAACGTTTATAATGCAAACGGAAGACGACCCGGTTAAGGTTGAAAATGCATTGTTTTATTACCTGGCGCTAAAAAAAGCTAAAGTTGCGGCAGAAATGCACTTGTACCCAACAGGTGGCCATGGCTATGGCATAAGGAGCAAAACAGGCGGAACATCAGTGTACACGCAGCTTATAGAGAAGTGGCTTACCGATAATAAATTTTAA
- a CDS encoding glycoside hydrolase family 2 protein: MKAIGTLGFVLLMLAGALSYGQTSMINVYGRNSTLLNGKWETIIDPFDAGIGWRAIYKDAKPTGKNDFLEYSFDENNTLNVPGDYNSQMPELTYYESSVWYKKAFNYQPGKNERLFIHFGAANYIADVFLNGKKLGRHEGGFTPFQFEITGLVKEKDNAVVVRVNNSRVKNGIPGFGFDWFNYGGITRDVHLIKTHDVFIDDYKLQLDPADNSHITGYVKLNSAVAGKQVSVKLPELKIDVKVTTDGKGYAAISLKRKIRLWTPDQPRLYTARLSVDQDSISDRIGFRTIKVEGTQILLNGKPVFLRGVNIHEEIPQRKARAYSDADALVLINWAKELGCNFVRLVHYPHNEYTIKQAEEKGLMVWEEIPVYQGIDFPDSTVKNKAALMLREVIKRDKNRCNVIFWSVANETGPSKDRDRTLVELAKEAKMLDPDRLVTAAFNNVSYHDGKMELKDSVMKYVDVIGINEYMGWYTDWAKDPEKVQWLSDFNKPMIISEFGGESVYNNKIDTAVKASAWSEDYVVNIYNNQIKMFKGIPFLQGVCPWVLVDFRSPVRMQSTFQKGWNRKGLLSEQGDKKKAWFVMKEWYDQLKKTNGI, translated from the coding sequence ATGAAAGCAATTGGAACCCTTGGCTTTGTTTTATTAATGCTGGCTGGTGCGCTCAGTTATGGGCAAACCAGTATGATAAATGTATATGGCCGCAACAGTACGCTGTTGAACGGCAAATGGGAAACCATTATTGACCCATTTGACGCCGGTATTGGCTGGCGCGCCATTTATAAGGATGCCAAACCTACCGGAAAAAATGATTTTTTAGAATACTCCTTTGATGAGAACAACACGTTAAATGTGCCCGGCGATTATAATTCCCAAATGCCGGAACTAACTTATTATGAAAGCTCAGTATGGTATAAAAAAGCATTTAATTACCAGCCGGGTAAAAATGAACGCCTGTTTATTCATTTTGGCGCAGCCAATTATATTGCTGATGTGTTTTTAAATGGCAAAAAACTGGGCCGGCACGAGGGTGGCTTTACGCCTTTTCAATTTGAAATAACCGGCCTTGTAAAGGAAAAAGACAATGCCGTTGTGGTGCGGGTGAATAACAGCCGCGTTAAAAATGGTATCCCCGGTTTTGGTTTCGATTGGTTTAATTACGGCGGAATTACGAGGGATGTACATTTAATTAAAACGCATGATGTATTTATTGACGATTACAAACTCCAGCTTGATCCCGCAGATAACAGCCACATTACCGGGTACGTAAAATTAAACAGCGCTGTAGCGGGGAAGCAGGTATCGGTAAAACTGCCGGAGTTAAAGATTGATGTAAAAGTTACTACCGATGGTAAAGGTTACGCCGCTATCAGCCTGAAAAGAAAGATCCGGCTGTGGACGCCTGACCAGCCCAGGCTTTACACCGCAAGACTGAGCGTTGACCAAGACAGCATTAGCGACAGGATTGGCTTTCGCACAATTAAGGTTGAGGGCACCCAAATATTGCTGAATGGGAAACCGGTTTTTTTAAGGGGGGTTAATATTCACGAAGAAATTCCGCAGCGTAAGGCAAGGGCTTATTCTGATGCCGACGCACTGGTTTTAATAAACTGGGCGAAAGAACTGGGATGTAATTTTGTAAGGCTGGTTCATTACCCGCATAACGAATACACCATTAAACAGGCCGAAGAAAAGGGCCTGATGGTTTGGGAAGAAATTCCGGTTTACCAGGGGATTGATTTTCCGGATTCAACCGTTAAAAACAAAGCGGCATTGATGCTGAGAGAAGTAATTAAACGCGACAAAAACCGCTGTAACGTTATTTTTTGGAGCGTTGCCAATGAAACCGGGCCCTCAAAGGACCGCGATAGGACGCTGGTTGAGCTGGCAAAAGAAGCCAAAATGCTCGACCCGGACCGTTTAGTAACTGCCGCCTTTAATAATGTTAGTTACCACGACGGTAAAATGGAATTAAAGGACTCGGTAATGAAATATGTAGATGTAATAGGTATTAACGAATACATGGGCTGGTACACAGACTGGGCCAAAGATCCTGAAAAGGTACAATGGCTCTCCGACTTTAATAAACCTATGATCATCTCTGAATTTGGTGGCGAATCCGTTTATAACAACAAAATAGACACGGCGGTAAAGGCAAGTGCCTGGAGCGAAGATTATGTGGTGAACATCTACAACAATCAAATAAAAATGTTCAAAGGGATTCCCTTCCTGCAGGGTGTTTGTCCGTGGGTACTGGTTGATTTCAGGTCGCCGGTTAGAATGCAGTCCACTTTTCAAAAAGGATGGAATCGCAAAGGGCTGCTGTCAGAGCAAGGCGATAAAAAGAAGGCCTGGTTTGTGATGAAAGAATGGTACGATCAGCTTAAAAAAACGAACGGAATCTGA